The sequence TTGAGCCCAGTCtctatgatttttatttataattgtaatttatgTACCTCGAATTGCTTTATTTGATGAGTCTTTGATCAATACTTTTCTTGGTCTTGCTTGGTATTAGTGAATTCAATTAAGCTTTAAACTTCAATTTCCAtatgtgtttattttttgtagttTGGAAGGACAGTTTCCCAGATATGCTTTGTGTTTCACTTcacttgtttatttaattgtttaaaatcTAGCTAGACTATTTTGTTCCTGTCTTGTCTTTTTTGACACAAAACCTTCCTGGAAACACATGGTAGGAAAAACAAATGCTTTCATATCGCCGGCTTTCAGCATTCGTTATAGTTTATAGGGATTTATTGCCGCCTTAGTCCCTTCCGCTGGTGTTTTCTTTCACtattctgcttcttcttcataaacCTGCATCTTGTCTACTCCTTTATCGGCTCCCAATACCCTAGACCTTTAGGACTATGATGAATTCATCGGAAATAACCGAAGAGAAGGATGATGATAGCAGTTGCCTTGTTGATCCAGAAGTTCAAAAAGAAAGGATAAGGCGGATTATAGAGTATCAGAAATCTCTTTATCGGTCTTCAtcttcgtcttcttcctcctcttcctcagCTGCTTCTTGTTCCTCGTTTTCTTCAGCTCAAAAAAGTAGCAGTTTGTTAGGTTTGATGAAAGTAGGAAACACATCGTTGAGGAGATTATTTGACATGGAGCATACAAGTTTGGCGAACCATTTTGAGGATTTCAGTGGCTCATCCATAATTAAGCCTATTCTTCTATGGGGCAGTGATACAgacaatgaaaatgaaatgcaTGATCCATGGCAATCCATCAAGCAGTTTGGACCAATAAATGAATCTAGGATTGATGGACCAAGTAAGTTTCCTTCAGATGGTAGCTTCCGGGATGGAGAGCGTGGCTTCCGGAATACAGAGGTAAGAATTGGCAACCGCAAGCTGACTAGGAAAAAGTCATTTAGGAGATTGCCCGGGTTTGGGTTATGGAGATGCAGAGGATTTAGATTGAGATTAAGATTGAGGCGGCTTAGGATTGCTTtttgtggaagaaaatattaGTATTTGTCTGCAGACTTGTAATACAGGAAAACctcatttgtttatttatatcaaaaaataaaaaagggttaGCTTCTATTAACATATTGAGACAGGGAATGTCTGCTACAACTCGTTTACAGAATCTTGGATTTACAATGAAATGATGATCTTACTTAAACTGGGGCAAAAGATTcaaaatgaaagtaaaaaagaCATTGAACTTTATATgaatggaaaaaaagaaagaaaaaaagaaaaagaaaaaaagagagggaatTCCATAGCTCTTGAATCGTAGCTAATTCCTGCAACAGAGTATACTAACAAATAGGAGGCTTGTATCGATTTCCAGTCTGCGGCTTCGCCAGAGTTGGTTGGTTGAAGATGCTTCACCATTTATTCGTTTGAGAAAATTCTTTCAGAACTGTATATGTCACTGCAAATGACACAATGATCGGAGATTAATCTCTGCATAATGCTTCCTTCTTCGATCGCGACTCGGCTACTTTGCTTGTTCCACAAGTGTACCCCATAAGTCTCCCCGCTGAGCTGAAGCAGCTTTGCTTTTACCCATCGAGAATGAGCTTGGCTTCCTGGCTTCTTAAACAGTCCCCCAATCCTATTCCAATCGACGGGGTAAAAGGCGATGGGGGGTAGAATTGTAAAGTTGTAACCTGGTCGGTTTTGCACCCTCCGGACCACTCTGGACACCAGATAGGGACCATTGTGCCCCCATTTATTCCCATCAAAAGTGAAGGCAAATTCCTCCATGAATTTGTACAGAAGGGGATGATTCATATCAAACACCAGAACTGCATTATTTAACCTGGTCCAGTTTTTAGATGCCACATCCAAACTTTGTGCACCGATTGAGTTTCTCAACCCCAAGAATGAATTCAAAACTATGAAATCCATGTCTAAGTAAACACCTCCATACTTGTATAGAATTGCAAGCCTCATCAAATTAGACAGATTCTGGGCTAATGGGATCCCACCAGGGTCTTTTTTGCCTCCCTTCATTTCAGCAAACCAGGCTTCAGCTGGGGTGTTCTTGAACAGAAATGATAAGTCTGGTGTCACTGCATGAACCTTGAACCCGCGATCCTGCAGCGGTTTCAGAATTCTGTAACCACGTCGGGAGTCCATAGTTCTCGAGAGAATCATCAAGCATCCATGAGGGTGGGCTCTGAAAAGACTCTCCATGGACAAAAACTCTCTGCTTCCAAAGGACCTCACCGGTGAAATCCATGTCATAAAGAACTTCCCCTCACACTTCTTGTTAAAGAATTCCAGAACACGACCGTGGAATTGCCTTGCAAACTTGTCTGATTtgaaaatctcaaatttgggtAGCTTGCTCCGAAACCAAGCGATTCTTTCCTCTTCTGTGGCATTGAAAGGAGGAACAAGAGGACTTGAAATTTCTCTACCAACCTCAAGGGTCTCTTCCTGCATGGAATGCAGAGCTATGCGATTTATATCAGACTTGATCAAATGGCCTGCAGAACTATGAGTCTGCAGCAGCACTGGAGAAGGAGCTTTATCATTCAACTCAACCGATTTTTCGGAGTCATTATAGATGATGCTATCGGCatagatgatgaagatgattgCAGCTAGTGATAGAGTACAGAAGATATGAAATTTGGCAAGGCTAAGTAGGCGGCTGTCCATTCTACTCATCGTCGTCAGAGGAGTTGCATGGGGGAAGAAGTAAGGTTGAAGAAATATAGCTCAAAAGGAACTTTCATGGCGAAATAACCGAAGGTTATAACGACACACGCTAATACAAAGAATTGTTGCAGGCTTCTATAGTGTAGTGCTTACTCTCTAGGCGTCTGGCTTTGAAGCATTCAATACGAGACTTTTTGGTAAGAGTCAAATGctgaattaaaataaaaaacaaagaagatagCCGCCTGTAAAAATGCGTGAGCATTGTGTGggatattaatttataaatgaataatTAAGAGGGTCCATTAGATTATCAATAATGAAAATATGGTGATGGAAACATGTTTTGCAATAATCTTATTTAATGATTAGGCAATTACCCTTTTGACGGAtattgctttctttttcaatgacTTCAAAAGCTAGAAAGATACCAGGCTATTTCCTGGCCAACCAAACCCATACTTACGCATTA comes from Prunus dulcis chromosome 6, ALMONDv2, whole genome shotgun sequence and encodes:
- the LOC117633121 gene encoding uncharacterized protein LOC117633121; translation: MMNSSEITEEKDDDSSCLVDPEVQKERIRRIIEYQKSLYRSSSSSSSSSSSAASCSSFSSAQKSSSLLGLMKVGNTSLRRLFDMEHTSLANHFEDFSGSSIIKPILLWGSDTDNENEMHDPWQSIKQFGPINESRIDGPSKFPSDGSFRDGERGFRNTEVRIGNRKLTRKKSFRRLPGFGLWRCRGFRLRLRLRRLRIAFCGRKY
- the LOC117633120 gene encoding lactosylceramide 4-alpha-galactosyltransferase-like, which produces MSRMDSRLLSLAKFHIFCTLSLAAIIFIIYADSIIYNDSEKSVELNDKAPSPVLLQTHSSAGHLIKSDINRIALHSMQEETLEVGREISSPLVPPFNATEEERIAWFRSKLPKFEIFKSDKFARQFHGRVLEFFNKKCEGKFFMTWISPVRSFGSREFLSMESLFRAHPHGCLMILSRTMDSRRGYRILKPLQDRGFKVHAVTPDLSFLFKNTPAEAWFAEMKGGKKDPGGIPLAQNLSNLMRLAILYKYGGVYLDMDFIVLNSFLGLRNSIGAQSLDVASKNWTRLNNAVLVFDMNHPLLYKFMEEFAFTFDGNKWGHNGPYLVSRVVRRVQNRPGYNFTILPPIAFYPVDWNRIGGLFKKPGSQAHSRWVKAKLLQLSGETYGVHLWNKQSSRVAIEEGSIMQRLISDHCVICSDIYSSERIFSNE